The proteins below come from a single Gossypium raimondii isolate GPD5lz chromosome 2, ASM2569854v1, whole genome shotgun sequence genomic window:
- the LOC105788642 gene encoding protein BONZAI 1 isoform X1 — MGNCCSDVGGGMAAVSGATSSAATGNQNDAVDMYLRSHGIHGLFSQIELSFSATSLRDRDVFSKSDPMVVVYIKERDGAINEVFRTEVVLNSSTPTWIAKYTITYHFEVVQNLLFKVFDVDTQYHNVEVKMLKLEEQQSLGEACCTLSELVTKPNRSLTLDLIRREESVSSTHSQHCGKLTVHAEECFSSKSTADIILRCIDLESKDLFSKSVCGDGFIFSYFLFVLLSGILVIFWCKFGLVLQDPFLVISKLVESGISIPVCKTEVLKNDHNPTWKPVFLNIQQVGSKDSPLVIECFNFNSNGKHDLIGKVQKSLADLEKLHLGREGENLYLPTLVGHNYENKILNSKLLVDKFSETVQHTFLDYLAGGFELNFMVAIDFTASNGNPRLPDSLHYIDPSGRLNAYQKAIYEVGKVLQFYDADKRYPAWGFGARPIDGPVSHCFNLNGSSNYCEVQGIQGIMMAYTSALFNVSLAGPTLFGHVINRASVVACDSLSTGAKKYFALLIITDGVITDLQETKDALVKASDLPLSILIVGVGGADFKEMEILDADKGERLESTTGCIASRDIVQFVPFRDLQSGEISMVGALLAELPTQFLTYMRRRDIKPST; from the exons ATGGGAAATTGCTGCTCGGACGTCGGTGGCGGTATGGCAGCTGTGAGTGGTGCCACTTCCTCCGCCGCTACTGGCAACCAAAACGATGCTGTCGACATGTACTTGAGGTCTCACGGTATCCACGGCCTCTTCTCTCAGATCGAG TTATCATTTTCTGCTACGAGTTTGCGAGACCGGGATGTTTTCTCCAAG AGTGATCCAATGGTGGTGGTTTATATTAAAGAAAGAGATGGAGCAATTAACGAAGTATTTCGTACTGAAGTAGTTCTCAATTCTTCGACTCCTACTTGGATTGCAAAGTATACAATTACTTATCATTTTGAGGTTGTCCAAAACTTGCT gtttaaggtttttgatGTGGATACTCAATATCACAATGTTGAAGTGAAG ATGCTTAAGCTGGAGGAGCAGCAATCTCTTGGTGAGGCATGCTGCACATTATCAGAG CTTGTAACCAAACCAAACAGGTCGTTAACCCTGGATCTTATACGTAGGGAGGAATCTGTTTCATCAACCCATTCCCAGCACTGTGGGAAGCTTACTGTGCATGCTGAGGAATGCTTTAGCTCAAAGAGTACAGCAGATATAATATTAAGGTGTATAGATTTGGAATCTAAGGATCTCTTCTCAAAAAGTGTATGCGGTGATGGTTTCATATTTTCTTACTTTCTGTTCGTACTTTTATCAGGAATATTAGTTATCTTTTGGTGCAAATTTGGACTTGTCTTGCAGGACCCCTTTTTGGTTATATCAAAACTCGTGGAGAGTGGGATTTCTATTCCTGTATGTAAGACTGAAGTTCTAAAGAATGATCACAACCCAACATGGAAGCCAGTGTTTCTGAATATTCAACAAGTTGGAAGCAAG GATAGTCCATTAGTGATAGAGTGCTTTAACTTCAACAGCAATGGAAAGCATGATCTGATTGG AAAAGTCCAGAAATCACTAGCAGATTTGGAAAAGCTTCATCTTGGAAGGGAAggagaaaatttatatttgccAACTCTGGTTGGGCATAATTACGAGAACAAG ATATTGAATAGCAAGCTTTTAGTGGACAAATTCTCTGAGACTGTCCAACATACCTTCCTGGATTACCTGGCTGGAGGTTTTGAGCTAAACTTTATGGTGGCTATTGATTTCACTG CTTCGAATGGAAATCCCCGCCTCCCTGATTCCTTGCATTACATTGATCCATCAGGACGGCTGAATGCATACCAGAAA GCAATCTATGAGGTCGGAAAGGTATTGCAGTTTTATGATGCAGATAAACGCTATCCTGCCTGGGGATTTGGAGCACGGCCTATTGATGGTCCAGTTTCTCATTGTTTCAACTTAAATGGAAGCAGTAACTACTGTGAG GTTCAAGGAATCCAAGGAATTATGATGGCATATACCAGTGCCCTTTTTAATGTCTCTCTGGCAGGGCCAACACTGTTTGGACATGTGATCAACAGAGCTTCCGTAGTTGCCTGTGACTCTCTTTCCACTGGTGCTAAAAAATACTTTGCGTTGTTGATAATCACG GATGGGGTTATAACTGACCTCCAAGAAACCAAAGATGCCCTCGTAAAAGCATCAGATCTCCCATTGTCGATCCTCATTGTTGGAGTTGGAGGAGCTGACTTCAAAGAAATGGAG ATTTTAGATGCAGACAAAGGAGAAAGACTTGAAAGCACAACTGGATGTATAGCTTCACGTGACATTGTTCAGTTTGTTCCATTTCGGGATCTACAGA GTGGAGAAATTTCTATGGTTGGAGCACTTCTGGCAGAATTACCAACACAATTTTTAACCTACATGCGACGCAGAGATATTAAACCAAGCACTTAA
- the LOC105788642 gene encoding protein BONZAI 1 isoform X2 has product MGNCCSDVGGGMAAVSGATSSAATGNQNDAVDMYLRSHGIHGLFSQIELSFSATSLRDRDVFSKSDPMVVVYIKERDGAINEVFRTEVVLNSSTPTWIAKYTITYHFEVVQNLLFKVFDVDTQYHNVEVKMLKLEEQQSLGEACCTLSELVTKPNRSLTLDLIRREESVSSTHSQHCGKLTVHAEECFSSKSTADIILRCIDLESKDLFSKSDPFLVISKLVESGISIPVCKTEVLKNDHNPTWKPVFLNIQQVGSKDSPLVIECFNFNSNGKHDLIGKVQKSLADLEKLHLGREGENLYLPTLVGHNYENKILNSKLLVDKFSETVQHTFLDYLAGGFELNFMVAIDFTASNGNPRLPDSLHYIDPSGRLNAYQKAIYEVGKVLQFYDADKRYPAWGFGARPIDGPVSHCFNLNGSSNYCEVQGIQGIMMAYTSALFNVSLAGPTLFGHVINRASVVACDSLSTGAKKYFALLIITDGVITDLQETKDALVKASDLPLSILIVGVGGADFKEMEILDADKGERLESTTGCIASRDIVQFVPFRDLQSGEISMVGALLAELPTQFLTYMRRRDIKPST; this is encoded by the exons ATGGGAAATTGCTGCTCGGACGTCGGTGGCGGTATGGCAGCTGTGAGTGGTGCCACTTCCTCCGCCGCTACTGGCAACCAAAACGATGCTGTCGACATGTACTTGAGGTCTCACGGTATCCACGGCCTCTTCTCTCAGATCGAG TTATCATTTTCTGCTACGAGTTTGCGAGACCGGGATGTTTTCTCCAAG AGTGATCCAATGGTGGTGGTTTATATTAAAGAAAGAGATGGAGCAATTAACGAAGTATTTCGTACTGAAGTAGTTCTCAATTCTTCGACTCCTACTTGGATTGCAAAGTATACAATTACTTATCATTTTGAGGTTGTCCAAAACTTGCT gtttaaggtttttgatGTGGATACTCAATATCACAATGTTGAAGTGAAG ATGCTTAAGCTGGAGGAGCAGCAATCTCTTGGTGAGGCATGCTGCACATTATCAGAG CTTGTAACCAAACCAAACAGGTCGTTAACCCTGGATCTTATACGTAGGGAGGAATCTGTTTCATCAACCCATTCCCAGCACTGTGGGAAGCTTACTGTGCATGCTGAGGAATGCTTTAGCTCAAAGAGTACAGCAGATATAATATTAAGGTGTATAGATTTGGAATCTAAGGATCTCTTCTCAAAAAGT GACCCCTTTTTGGTTATATCAAAACTCGTGGAGAGTGGGATTTCTATTCCTGTATGTAAGACTGAAGTTCTAAAGAATGATCACAACCCAACATGGAAGCCAGTGTTTCTGAATATTCAACAAGTTGGAAGCAAG GATAGTCCATTAGTGATAGAGTGCTTTAACTTCAACAGCAATGGAAAGCATGATCTGATTGG AAAAGTCCAGAAATCACTAGCAGATTTGGAAAAGCTTCATCTTGGAAGGGAAggagaaaatttatatttgccAACTCTGGTTGGGCATAATTACGAGAACAAG ATATTGAATAGCAAGCTTTTAGTGGACAAATTCTCTGAGACTGTCCAACATACCTTCCTGGATTACCTGGCTGGAGGTTTTGAGCTAAACTTTATGGTGGCTATTGATTTCACTG CTTCGAATGGAAATCCCCGCCTCCCTGATTCCTTGCATTACATTGATCCATCAGGACGGCTGAATGCATACCAGAAA GCAATCTATGAGGTCGGAAAGGTATTGCAGTTTTATGATGCAGATAAACGCTATCCTGCCTGGGGATTTGGAGCACGGCCTATTGATGGTCCAGTTTCTCATTGTTTCAACTTAAATGGAAGCAGTAACTACTGTGAG GTTCAAGGAATCCAAGGAATTATGATGGCATATACCAGTGCCCTTTTTAATGTCTCTCTGGCAGGGCCAACACTGTTTGGACATGTGATCAACAGAGCTTCCGTAGTTGCCTGTGACTCTCTTTCCACTGGTGCTAAAAAATACTTTGCGTTGTTGATAATCACG GATGGGGTTATAACTGACCTCCAAGAAACCAAAGATGCCCTCGTAAAAGCATCAGATCTCCCATTGTCGATCCTCATTGTTGGAGTTGGAGGAGCTGACTTCAAAGAAATGGAG ATTTTAGATGCAGACAAAGGAGAAAGACTTGAAAGCACAACTGGATGTATAGCTTCACGTGACATTGTTCAGTTTGTTCCATTTCGGGATCTACAGA GTGGAGAAATTTCTATGGTTGGAGCACTTCTGGCAGAATTACCAACACAATTTTTAACCTACATGCGACGCAGAGATATTAAACCAAGCACTTAA